A region from the Streptosporangium sp. NBC_01756 genome encodes:
- the ftsW gene encoding putative lipid II flippase FtsW: MTAETDRAPAFDSFNGRLARVRELLARPLFSYHLLLGVSALLMALGLMMVLSASSIEALQTRQSAFALFGRQFIAATLGLLLMWICSRLPIRFFRLAGYPLMVFAALGLVLVLFIGDAEQGAQRWIYIGELTVQPSEPAKLALVVWGADLLARWARAGQIEWRRLLIPLLPGLAIMAVLVMLGSDLGTTLVLMMIFLALLWVVGAPLKLFGGMLAVILLAVITMISSEGYRSNRIAGWLNPQGTAQGAGYQLVQGQMGIGSGGWFGVGLGAGKQKWNWTPHAESDFIFSVIGEEFGLMGTLIVVILFGLLGYAGLRVASRVRDPFVRLASVAAVAWIVGQAIVNIGAVTGMLPITGIPLPLVSYGGSALLSTLAALGMLLAFAKHEPGAREALAARGPGPVARGLSWLGLGGPVKKRRPVRARR, translated from the coding sequence ATGACCGCTGAGACCGATCGGGCGCCGGCCTTCGACTCCTTCAACGGCCGCCTCGCCCGGGTGCGTGAGCTGCTGGCACGCCCCCTCTTCTCCTACCACCTGCTGCTCGGCGTCAGCGCGCTGCTGATGGCCCTGGGGCTGATGATGGTCCTGTCCGCGTCGAGCATCGAGGCGCTCCAGACGCGGCAGTCGGCGTTCGCGCTCTTCGGCCGGCAGTTCATCGCGGCGACGCTGGGCCTGCTGCTGATGTGGATCTGCTCCCGGCTGCCCATCAGGTTCTTCCGGCTGGCCGGCTACCCGCTGATGGTCTTCGCCGCCCTGGGCCTGGTCCTGGTCCTCTTCATCGGCGACGCCGAGCAGGGCGCGCAACGCTGGATCTACATCGGCGAGCTCACCGTCCAGCCGTCGGAGCCGGCCAAGCTCGCACTGGTGGTGTGGGGTGCCGACCTGCTGGCCAGATGGGCGCGGGCCGGGCAGATCGAGTGGCGCAGGCTGCTGATCCCCCTCCTGCCCGGGCTGGCGATCATGGCCGTCCTGGTGATGCTGGGCAGTGACCTCGGCACCACCCTGGTGCTGATGATGATCTTCCTTGCCCTGCTCTGGGTGGTGGGCGCGCCGCTGAAGCTGTTCGGCGGCATGCTGGCGGTCATCCTGCTGGCCGTCATCACGATGATCAGCTCTGAGGGCTACCGCTCGAACCGGATCGCCGGCTGGCTCAACCCGCAGGGCACGGCGCAGGGCGCGGGATACCAGTTGGTGCAGGGGCAGATGGGGATAGGCAGCGGCGGCTGGTTCGGGGTCGGGCTGGGGGCCGGCAAGCAGAAGTGGAACTGGACCCCGCACGCCGAGAGCGACTTCATCTTCTCCGTCATCGGCGAGGAGTTCGGTCTGATGGGCACGCTGATCGTGGTGATCCTGTTCGGGCTGCTCGGCTACGCGGGCCTGCGGGTGGCCAGCCGGGTCAGGGACCCGTTCGTCCGGCTCGCCTCGGTCGCCGCGGTCGCCTGGATCGTCGGCCAGGCGATCGTCAACATCGGAGCCGTCACCGGGATGCTGCCCATCACCGGAATCCCGCTGCCGCTGGTCTCCTACGGCGGATCGGCGCTGTTGTCGACCCTGGCCGCGCTGGGGATGCTGCTCGCCTTCGCCAAACACGAGCCCGGCGCGCGGGAGGCTCTGGCGGCGCGTGGCCCCGGACCGGTGGCTCGGGGCCTAAGCTGGCTTGGCCTGGGTGGTCCGGTTAAGAAACGGCGGCCGGTCCGCGCGAGGCGGTAG
- the murG gene encoding undecaprenyldiphospho-muramoylpentapeptide beta-N-acetylglucosaminyltransferase, which translates to MRVVLAGGGTAGHIEPALALADALRRLVPDIGITCLGTERGLETRLVPARGYDLQLVPAVPLPRAITPQLLTVPGRLAGAISAAAGIMERVQADVLVGFGGYVATPAYLAARRRGVPIVVHEANPRPGLANRLGARLTDHVFTGHQNTPLNHAEHVGIPLRREIVTLDRLSMGDKARSWFGLEADLPTLLVTGGSQGARSLNQAALAAGPALRRAGVQVLHVIGPKNTLAEEPPPGDPQYVALQYVDRMDLAYAAADFALCRSGAMTCAELTAVGLPAAFIPLPHGNGEQRLNAEPIVQAGGGLMIDDADLTPEWIIQNVLPILSDPERVVTMSEAASRMGRKDADVTLARRVLQIASGGRA; encoded by the coding sequence ATGAGGGTGGTCCTCGCCGGCGGCGGGACGGCCGGTCACATCGAGCCGGCGTTGGCCCTAGCCGACGCGCTCCGCCGACTGGTCCCCGACATCGGGATCACATGCCTTGGCACGGAGCGCGGCCTGGAGACGCGGCTGGTGCCGGCCCGCGGTTACGACCTGCAACTCGTGCCCGCGGTGCCACTGCCCCGGGCGATCACACCCCAGCTGCTGACCGTGCCCGGCCGGCTGGCGGGCGCCATCAGCGCCGCCGCCGGCATCATGGAGCGGGTCCAGGCCGACGTGCTGGTCGGGTTCGGCGGCTATGTGGCGACCCCCGCCTACCTGGCGGCGCGGCGGCGAGGGGTGCCGATCGTGGTGCACGAGGCCAACCCGCGGCCGGGTCTGGCCAACCGGCTGGGTGCGCGGCTCACCGACCACGTGTTCACCGGCCACCAGAACACGCCACTGAACCACGCCGAACACGTGGGCATCCCGCTCCGCCGCGAGATCGTCACGCTGGACAGGCTCTCCATGGGAGACAAGGCGCGTTCCTGGTTCGGCCTGGAGGCCGATCTGCCCACGTTGCTGGTCACCGGGGGCTCCCAGGGCGCGCGGTCGCTCAACCAGGCGGCGCTGGCCGCCGGTCCGGCGCTGCGCCGGGCAGGGGTGCAGGTCCTGCACGTCATCGGGCCGAAGAACACGCTGGCGGAGGAGCCGCCGCCCGGTGACCCGCAGTACGTCGCGCTGCAGTACGTCGACCGGATGGATCTGGCCTACGCCGCGGCGGACTTCGCCCTGTGCCGCAGCGGCGCCATGACGTGCGCCGAGCTGACCGCGGTGGGGCTGCCCGCCGCCTTCATCCCGCTGCCGCACGGCAACGGCGAGCAGCGGCTCAACGCCGAGCCGATCGTGCAGGCCGGTGGCGGCCTCATGATCGACGACGCCGACCTGACACCGGAGTGGATCATCCAGAACGTGCTGCCCATCCTGTCCGATCCCGAACGGGTGGTCACCATGTCGGAGGCCGCCTCCAGGATGGGCCGGAAGGACGCCGACGTGACGCTCGCCCGTAGGGTGTTGCAGATCGCGTCGGGGGGGAGGGCCTGA
- the murC gene encoding UDP-N-acetylmuramate--L-alanine ligase translates to MSLVKLVDPVAAEELGRVHFIGIGGAGMSGIARILLKRGVPVSGSDARGSDMVTELRELGGRVHIGHAASHIKDVDTVVVSTAIRDSNPELGEALSQGLRVIPRAAALASVMAGRTGVALAGTHGKTTTTSMLTVALQKCGVDPSYCVGGQLVTTGLGADEGAGGVFVAEADESDGSFLMLAPDIAVVTNVEPDHLDNYGEPRAVYDSFARFVERVGTSMVICVDDPGSAALIPIARARGLKVITYGETEDADFRVSGIVPDGLGISFAVDGRGEVRLAVPGRHNALNATAVIAVAMELGVSFDEIRDGLAAFTGAKRRFEAKGEAGGVAVFDSYAHHPTELAADLRAARDVVASFSGSGRVVAVFQPHLYSRTRFFADEFATALGLADEVIVLDVYGAREDPEPGVSGALVAGKVSLPTGQVTYAPQRDAVPDLVADRARPGDIVLTMGAGDVTELGPRIVAALAAR, encoded by the coding sequence ATGAGTCTGGTCAAGTTGGTGGATCCGGTCGCGGCCGAGGAGCTCGGGCGTGTCCACTTCATCGGGATCGGCGGCGCCGGCATGTCCGGCATCGCCCGCATCCTGCTCAAGCGGGGCGTGCCGGTCTCCGGCAGTGACGCGCGCGGCTCGGACATGGTGACCGAGCTGCGGGAGCTGGGTGGCCGGGTCCACATCGGCCATGCCGCCTCACACATCAAGGACGTCGACACGGTGGTGGTCTCCACCGCGATCCGCGACTCCAATCCCGAGCTGGGTGAGGCGCTCAGCCAGGGGCTGCGGGTCATCCCCAGGGCCGCCGCGCTCGCCTCGGTCATGGCGGGCCGTACCGGCGTCGCCCTGGCTGGGACCCATGGCAAGACCACCACGACCTCGATGCTCACGGTGGCGCTGCAGAAGTGCGGCGTCGATCCGTCCTACTGCGTCGGAGGCCAGCTCGTGACCACCGGCCTGGGGGCCGACGAGGGGGCGGGCGGGGTGTTCGTCGCCGAGGCCGACGAGAGCGACGGCTCCTTCCTCATGCTGGCGCCGGACATCGCCGTGGTGACCAACGTGGAGCCGGACCACCTGGACAACTACGGTGAGCCGCGCGCGGTCTACGACAGCTTCGCCCGGTTCGTCGAGCGGGTCGGCACCTCCATGGTGATCTGTGTGGACGATCCGGGTTCGGCCGCGCTGATCCCCATCGCCCGCGCACGGGGCCTGAAGGTGATCACGTACGGTGAGACCGAGGACGCCGACTTCCGGGTGAGCGGGATCGTCCCCGACGGTCTGGGCATCTCCTTCGCGGTCGACGGCCGCGGAGAGGTCAGGCTGGCCGTCCCCGGCCGTCACAACGCGCTCAACGCCACCGCGGTCATCGCGGTGGCGATGGAGCTGGGGGTGTCCTTCGACGAGATACGCGACGGCCTGGCCGCCTTCACCGGTGCCAAGCGCCGCTTCGAGGCCAAGGGCGAGGCCGGCGGGGTGGCGGTCTTCGACAGCTATGCCCACCACCCGACCGAGCTGGCCGCGGACCTGCGCGCGGCGCGGGACGTGGTGGCGTCCTTCTCCGGCTCCGGCAGGGTCGTCGCGGTCTTCCAGCCGCACCTCTACTCCCGGACGAGATTCTTCGCCGACGAGTTCGCGACGGCTCTCGGCCTGGCGGACGAGGTCATCGTGCTGGACGTCTACGGCGCCCGCGAGGATCCCGAACCGGGTGTCTCCGGGGCGCTGGTGGCGGGCAAGGTCTCCCTGCCGACCGGTCAGGTGACCTACGCGCCGCAGCGCGACGCGGTCCCCGACCTGGTGGCGGACCGGGCCAGGCCCGGTGACATCGTGCTCACCATGGGGGCGGGTGACGTGACCGAGCTGGGCCCCCGCATCGTGGCGGCGCTGGCCGCCAGGTGA
- a CDS encoding cell division protein FtsQ/DivIB, whose protein sequence is MWRSAFLALLTVGVVGIAAWLVFFSSVLGVRDIQVRGNLGIPAQQIQQATGVPEGRPLATVDVPEVEERIMKIRQIQSVTVSRGWPGTLVVEVVEREPIAVVPVGTRFALMDRHGVMTEVRDVAPATLPVLRADRAQPGDPATGAALAVMEALPDDLVPRIAEVLAPTSETVSLRLKDGRTVMWGGRDRAADKAKILVTLLKRPADTYDVSSPDVVTVK, encoded by the coding sequence ATGTGGAGGTCGGCCTTCCTGGCCCTGCTCACCGTGGGGGTGGTGGGAATCGCCGCCTGGCTGGTCTTCTTCTCCTCCGTGCTCGGGGTGCGCGACATCCAGGTGCGGGGGAACCTCGGCATTCCCGCCCAGCAGATCCAGCAGGCGACGGGAGTGCCCGAGGGCAGGCCCCTGGCCACCGTGGACGTGCCCGAAGTCGAGGAGCGGATCATGAAGATCCGGCAGATCCAGTCGGTGACGGTCAGCCGCGGCTGGCCCGGCACACTGGTGGTGGAGGTGGTGGAGCGTGAGCCGATCGCGGTGGTACCGGTCGGCACCCGGTTCGCCCTCATGGACCGGCACGGTGTGATGACCGAGGTCAGAGATGTCGCGCCCGCGACGCTTCCGGTGTTGCGCGCGGACCGCGCACAGCCCGGCGATCCCGCGACCGGTGCGGCGCTGGCCGTCATGGAGGCACTGCCGGATGATCTGGTCCCGCGGATCGCGGAGGTGCTCGCCCCCACGTCCGAAACCGTCTCGCTGCGTCTGAAGGACGGCCGCACGGTCATGTGGGGCGGCCGGGACCGGGCGGCGGACAAGGCGAAGATCCTCGTTACGCTGCTGAAACGTCCGGCCGACACCTATGACGTGAGCTCGCCTGACGTCGTGACGGTGAAGTGA
- the ftsZ gene encoding cell division protein FtsZ, with product MAAPQNYLAVIKVVGIGGGGVNAVNRMIEEGLKGVEFIAINTDAQALLMSDADVKLDVGRELTRGLGAGANPEVGRKAAEDHREEIEEVIKGADMVFVTAGEGGGTGTGGAPVVANIARSLGALTIGVVTRPFSFEGRRRAMQAEAGIETLREEVDTLIVIPNDRLLSISDRQVSVLDAFKAADQVLLSGVQGITDLITTPGLINLDFADVKSVMSGAGSALMGIGHARGDDRSVAAAEMAVSSPLLEASIDGAHGVLLSIAGGSDLGLFEINEAAQLVSNAAAPDANIIFGTVIDDALGDEVRVTVIAAGFDEPVAETKAAAPQPAARQQSVPRPAPATPPTRPGPPTVKAEPRPEPRPEQPPSPARPVTGPPPAPAEASTTPAAQQIHPVQPPAHHSAEQAEQSRVDEPPAPPVSIPRPAPEPSQPTPISARLSDPARRRPVIFEEQEEELDVPDFLK from the coding sequence GTGGCAGCACCGCAGAACTACCTCGCGGTCATCAAGGTTGTAGGAATCGGCGGAGGCGGAGTCAACGCCGTCAACCGGATGATCGAGGAGGGACTCAAGGGCGTCGAGTTCATCGCCATCAATACCGACGCTCAGGCGCTGCTGATGAGTGACGCCGACGTCAAGCTCGATGTCGGGCGTGAGCTCACCCGCGGCCTCGGCGCGGGGGCCAACCCCGAAGTCGGGCGGAAGGCGGCCGAGGACCACCGCGAGGAGATCGAAGAGGTCATCAAGGGCGCCGACATGGTGTTCGTCACCGCCGGAGAGGGAGGTGGCACGGGCACCGGCGGCGCCCCGGTGGTGGCCAACATCGCACGTTCGCTGGGCGCGCTGACCATCGGCGTGGTCACCCGGCCCTTCAGCTTCGAGGGCCGGCGAAGGGCGATGCAGGCCGAGGCGGGCATCGAGACCCTCCGTGAGGAGGTCGACACCCTCATCGTGATCCCGAACGACCGGCTGCTGTCGATCTCCGACCGGCAGGTGAGCGTGCTGGACGCCTTCAAGGCGGCCGACCAGGTGCTGCTCTCCGGTGTCCAGGGCATCACCGATCTCATCACCACGCCGGGTCTGATCAACCTCGACTTCGCCGATGTGAAATCGGTCATGTCCGGTGCCGGGTCGGCGCTCATGGGCATCGGCCACGCACGCGGCGACGACCGGTCGGTCGCGGCGGCCGAGATGGCCGTCTCCAGCCCGTTGCTGGAGGCCAGCATCGACGGTGCGCACGGCGTGCTGCTCTCGATCGCCGGCGGCTCCGACCTCGGACTGTTCGAGATCAACGAGGCGGCCCAGCTCGTCTCCAACGCGGCGGCGCCGGATGCCAACATCATCTTCGGTACGGTCATCGACGACGCCCTCGGTGACGAGGTACGCGTCACGGTGATCGCGGCGGGGTTCGACGAGCCGGTCGCGGAGACCAAGGCCGCCGCACCGCAGCCGGCCGCCCGTCAGCAGTCGGTGCCGCGTCCGGCCCCCGCGACCCCGCCGACGCGTCCGGGACCGCCCACGGTGAAGGCAGAGCCCCGGCCCGAGCCGAGGCCCGAACAGCCGCCGTCGCCGGCCCGGCCGGTCACCGGCCCCCCGCCCGCGCCGGCGGAGGCGTCGACCACGCCCGCCGCACAGCAGATCCACCCTGTCCAGCCGCCGGCGCATCACTCCGCCGAGCAGGCTGAGCAGTCCCGCGTGGACGAGCCGCCGGCTCCGCCGGTGTCCATCCCGCGCCCGGCTCCCGAGCCGTCGCAGCCCACCCCCATCTCCGCGAGGCTCTCCGACCCCGCCCGACGGCGCCCGGTGATCTTCGAGGAGCAGGAGGAGGAGCTCGACGTTCCCGACTTTCTGAAGTGA
- a CDS encoding YggS family pyridoxal phosphate-dependent enzyme, whose product MTEATRRDEIAAGLAQVEAEIAEACRAAGRARDELTLVAVSKTYPASDVRLLAALGVTDVGENRDQEAAAKARDCAGLGLTWHFIGQLQTNKARSVVGYADVVHSVDRPRLVAALSQEAVRAGRELVCLVQVALDGDPGRGGARPQEVPALAEALAAAPGLRLGGVMAVAPLGGEPARAFAELREIAQAVRDAHPGADVISAGMSGDMSEAIANGATHLRVGTALLGRRKPLVR is encoded by the coding sequence GTGACGGAAGCAACACGACGTGATGAGATCGCGGCCGGTCTGGCCCAGGTCGAGGCGGAGATCGCCGAAGCCTGCCGGGCCGCCGGCCGTGCCCGCGACGAGCTGACGCTCGTCGCGGTGAGCAAGACCTACCCCGCCTCTGACGTGCGTCTTCTGGCCGCGCTGGGGGTGACGGACGTGGGGGAGAACCGCGACCAGGAGGCCGCGGCCAAGGCGCGTGACTGCGCCGGGCTCGGTCTCACCTGGCACTTCATCGGCCAGTTGCAGACCAACAAGGCCCGCTCCGTGGTCGGCTATGCCGACGTCGTCCACTCGGTGGACCGTCCGCGCCTGGTGGCCGCACTCAGCCAGGAGGCGGTCAGGGCGGGCAGGGAGCTCGTCTGCCTGGTGCAGGTCGCTCTGGACGGCGATCCCGGGCGGGGCGGGGCGCGGCCGCAGGAGGTGCCCGCGCTGGCGGAGGCCCTCGCCGCCGCTCCGGGGCTGCGTTTGGGCGGGGTGATGGCGGTGGCGCCCCTGGGCGGAGAGCCGGCCAGGGCCTTCGCGGAGCTTCGGGAGATCGCGCAGGCCGTACGGGACGCCCACCCGGGCGCCGACGTCATCTCGGCGGGTATGAGCGGCGATATGTCCGAGGCTATTGCGAATGGCGCGACACACCTACGTGTCGGTACGGCGTTGCTCGGTCGCAGGAAGCCCTTAGTCAGGTAA
- a CDS encoding cell division protein SepF: MAGAMRKMAVYLGLVEDDRYERYDSYPDDEYDDFDDSRRVGDERPGTVHDRDDDTDPGVPAPRPATAVIERRTTDLARITTLHPRTYNEARTIGEHFRDGTPVIMNLTEMVDSDAKRLVDFAAGLVFGLHGSIERVTNKVFLLSPANVEVTAEDKARIAERGFFNQS; the protein is encoded by the coding sequence ATGGCCGGCGCGATGCGCAAGATGGCGGTCTACCTCGGTCTTGTGGAGGATGACCGCTATGAGAGATACGACAGCTATCCCGACGACGAGTACGACGACTTCGACGACTCGCGGCGGGTTGGCGACGAGCGGCCTGGCACGGTCCACGACCGCGATGACGACACCGATCCCGGTGTGCCCGCCCCCAGGCCCGCGACGGCTGTCATAGAGCGTCGTACGACCGATCTGGCGCGTATCACGACACTTCATCCCCGCACCTACAACGAGGCGCGGACAATCGGTGAGCACTTCCGCGACGGGACCCCGGTCATCATGAATCTGACCGAAATGGTTGACAGTGACGCTAAGCGGCTTGTCGATTTCGCGGCAGGTCTTGTCTTTGGCCTACATGGCAGCATTGAACGTGTTACCAACAAGGTGTTCCTGTTGTCCCCTGCCAATGTCGAGGTGACCGCCGAGGACAAGGCCCGAATCGCGGAACGCGGGTTCTTCAACCAGAGCTAG
- a CDS encoding YggT family protein, with protein sequence MGIVSEILVIVLSLYLVLLIGRMIFETVQAFARQWRPTGPVLVLAEAVYTVTDPPLKFLRRFIPPLRLGTVAFDLSFTVLFIVVLVLIQLVSALR encoded by the coding sequence GTGGGGATCGTTAGCGAGATCTTGGTCATCGTCCTGTCCCTCTACCTGGTGCTGCTGATCGGCAGGATGATCTTTGAGACGGTGCAGGCGTTCGCGCGTCAGTGGCGGCCCACCGGGCCCGTCCTCGTTCTGGCGGAAGCCGTGTACACGGTGACCGATCCACCTCTCAAGTTCCTCCGCCGTTTCATTCCACCACTCCGGTTAGGTACGGTGGCCTTTGACCTAAGCTTCACAGTGCTGTTCATTGTGGTCTTGGTCTTGATCCAACTCGTGTCCGCGCTTCGTTGA
- a CDS encoding DivIVA domain-containing protein — MPLTPADVRNKQFSTTRLRPGYDEEEVDAFLDEVESELDRLIQENEELRAKLAECLRGKVPGGMGMAMAPAPVAEPKPEMMMPQPEPMRAPEPVQHQQSVPVGMGMPPAEDNMDTAARVLALAQQTADQAIADARREADETVTRARREADDILGKARRQAEQVIGDARARAETLERDAQERHRQAMGSLVQTRDELERKVEELRSFEREYRSRLKLYLENQLAELNVAAEGSGGFPMVGGPPAMSHSVPQGGQQPIQNAPNPFGGEPSQHSGAFQGVDGPHNDRR, encoded by the coding sequence ATGCCGCTGACGCCCGCTGATGTGCGGAACAAGCAATTCAGTACGACTCGGCTCAGGCCGGGTTACGACGAGGAAGAGGTAGACGCCTTCCTTGATGAGGTGGAGTCCGAACTGGACCGCCTCATTCAGGAGAACGAGGAGCTCCGCGCCAAACTGGCGGAGTGCCTCCGGGGCAAGGTGCCCGGCGGGATGGGGATGGCCATGGCCCCGGCCCCCGTCGCCGAGCCCAAGCCCGAGATGATGATGCCGCAGCCGGAGCCCATGCGGGCCCCCGAGCCGGTTCAGCACCAGCAGTCTGTTCCCGTCGGCATGGGGATGCCCCCGGCCGAGGACAACATGGACACCGCGGCCCGCGTGCTCGCGCTGGCCCAGCAGACGGCCGACCAGGCGATCGCCGACGCCCGCCGGGAGGCGGACGAGACGGTGACCCGGGCGCGTCGCGAGGCCGACGACATCCTCGGCAAGGCACGTCGTCAGGCTGAGCAGGTCATCGGTGACGCCCGTGCCCGCGCGGAGACGCTGGAACGCGATGCCCAGGAACGGCACCGTCAGGCCATGGGCTCGCTGGTGCAGACCCGTGACGAGCTTGAGCGCAAGGTCGAGGAGCTCCGCAGTTTCGAGCGCGAGTACCGCAGCCGTCTGAAGCTCTACCTGGAGAACCAGCTCGCCGAGCTGAACGTGGCTGCCGAGGGCAGCGGCGGGTTCCCCATGGTGGGCGGACCCCCGGCCATGTCCCACTCCGTGCCTCAGGGCGGCCAGCAGCCGATCCAGAATGCCCCCAACCCGTTCGGCGGTGAGCCGTCGCAGCATTCGGGTGCCTTCCAGGGCGTTGACGGTCCGCACAACGACCGCCGCTAA
- a CDS encoding TIGR03086 family metal-binding protein gives MLITDTPDLLDKGLAWTTARIAAVPADALDVSTPCDDWDLRTLLDHTVETLAIFADALDGGGATATGPWDAAMADLAARTRLAWRQPGVMDRTYELPFGTMPGPVMASATLLEAVVHGWDISQASGEAASIPEDLALAVLAFAHAALGEAQRGDAFGPALDIGATASEQLIAYLGRTP, from the coding sequence ATGCTCATCACCGACACCCCCGACCTGCTCGACAAGGGCCTGGCGTGGACGACGGCCCGCATCGCCGCCGTCCCAGCCGATGCCCTCGATGTCTCCACCCCCTGCGACGACTGGGACCTCCGGACGCTGCTCGACCACACCGTCGAGACCCTGGCGATCTTCGCCGACGCCCTCGACGGCGGCGGCGCCACCGCCACCGGACCATGGGACGCCGCCATGGCCGACCTCGCGGCCCGGACCCGGCTCGCCTGGCGGCAGCCCGGCGTGATGGACCGCACCTACGAGCTGCCGTTCGGGACGATGCCCGGGCCGGTCATGGCGTCGGCGACCCTGCTCGAGGCCGTCGTCCACGGCTGGGACATCAGCCAGGCGAGCGGCGAAGCGGCGTCCATCCCGGAGGACCTCGCGCTCGCCGTCCTCGCCTTCGCCCACGCGGCCCTCGGGGAGGCGCAGCGTGGCGACGCCTTCGGCCCGGCGCTCGACATCGGCGCAACGGCGTCCGAGCAGCTCATCGCCTACCTCGGCCGGACGCCGTGA
- a CDS encoding ArsR/SmtB family transcription factor encodes MSAATAEVLDSTLRALADGNRRAILSIVRDEPRAVGEVAEAMAMSQQAVSHHLRVLRGAGLVTETREGTRHLFVVRTDGFAAVRQFLEGFWPDHLAALKAAAEKTARTNG; translated from the coding sequence GTGAGCGCCGCCACCGCCGAGGTGCTGGACAGCACCCTTCGGGCGCTGGCCGACGGCAACCGCCGCGCCATCCTGAGCATCGTTCGGGACGAACCTCGGGCGGTGGGCGAGGTCGCCGAGGCGATGGCGATGAGCCAGCAGGCCGTCTCCCACCACCTCCGGGTGCTCCGGGGGGCCGGGCTCGTCACCGAGACGCGGGAGGGCACCCGCCACCTGTTCGTCGTGCGCACCGACGGCTTCGCCGCCGTCCGCCAGTTCCTGGAGGGCTTCTGGCCCGATCACCTGGCCGCTCTCAAGGCCGCCGCTGAGAAGACCGCGAGGACCAATGGCTGA
- a CDS encoding SRPBCC family protein, with protein MAEFATSIDIEAPPEIVFDHLVTVDGMLAWMGRRAELDPRPGGVFAVDIDGNPIRGEFVEVDRPRSVVVTWGLEANDVLPAGSTEVAFRLTPTATGTRVDLTHSNLPESQVPPHAEGWLHFLGILAETAAAAA; from the coding sequence ATGGCTGAGTTCGCGACCTCCATCGACATCGAGGCCCCGCCCGAGATCGTGTTCGACCATCTCGTCACGGTCGACGGGATGCTGGCGTGGATGGGCCGGCGCGCCGAGCTCGATCCCCGGCCGGGCGGCGTGTTCGCCGTCGACATCGACGGGAACCCGATCCGCGGTGAGTTCGTCGAGGTCGACCGGCCCCGCTCGGTCGTCGTCACCTGGGGCCTGGAGGCCAACGACGTCCTCCCTGCCGGATCGACCGAGGTGGCGTTCCGCCTGACGCCGACGGCCACCGGCACGCGGGTCGACCTGACCCACTCGAACCTGCCGGAGTCGCAGGTCCCGCCCCACGCCGAGGGCTGGCTGCACTTCCTCGGCATCCTCGCCGAGACGGCGGCCGCCGCCGCCTGA